The Anoplopoma fimbria isolate UVic2021 breed Golden Eagle Sablefish chromosome 10, Afim_UVic_2022, whole genome shotgun sequence sequence GTGAAGGACACAACATCAGGTAAGTTGTGAGTTTTTGTATAGTGTTGACCAACGCTAACATTTCGCttttagcacaaaaaaaaaagactaggAAGCGTTAAATGACTAAACTAGGGACATCTGGTGACATTAAAATACAGCAGTAAGAACACACCAAAGCTCCTGTATGTTAGTCCTCTCCTATGAGGATGTCCACTGTCAGCATCCTCATCATAACCTTTACCATCTGTCTATAAGTATCTGTATATGCTGTTATTTAACGTCactcccaaaaaagaaaaattgcatAAGAATTTGgttttactgtgaaaataaaagtcatcaTCAGGAGCAAGTAGAAGTGTCAGGAAATGGCCGCTTATACttgatatttgttattttagaCTTTATATCCGTGAAACTTGattgttatttatatgtatagGCAGTGATGAAGTGATCCCTTGAGAAGAGGGTTTATTCTTTTTGGTAGATTGGTATATCGCTAATTAGAAAGTGGATGGACTCCTATGTATTTCAATCTTTTTGGCTGATTGCTGATGTACTGTAAGTTGTATATACTCTCTATACCTGTGTTTACCATCTTCTACACCACTGTGTAAAGGTGCTTATGACAGCAGGACTCATTTAGCAACATAACAGATAATCGCAAATACTGGCTTAAAAGATCTAAGATGATATCAGAAAGTTCAATGaccatttaaatataattgtgGGGATCTATTGTGCAATTTTTCCCCTTACACCTGAGGTGCTGATATGCTAGAGTTCAAACCCATATTTTAAACCTGGTGTGTGTTGCAGTGGTTATGGAGGTGGACGAGATGGAGGCGAGAATACCGGAGCTCCAGGAGTCTGACAAGAGGgtagaaaacaagaaaaagagagatgaagaaagagATGATGATGgtaaaatataattgttttaattgaaaatgaaaaatggtaGCCTTTAACCGAGTTCGACTTCAACCTTGTTGTCCAAAAAGGACATTCTTAGCAATTATTTGTCCTGTCTATGATGGAGTTGTGTCTTTAAATTGTAATGAAATAATTTTAAACAATATATCTGAGATGGTAACAAGCTCCAAACtctcatatttgagaagctggaaccagcaaatattGGCCGTTTTCGCTTGAGAAATTACTCAAGCAATGAATAAGTTATCAAGATATTTGCCACTAATGGTTGCAGCTCTAGAACACAGGAACTCTGCtgtaatatcttttttttttgtatgccaCAATTTCACCaaagcttttttctttccagaaaaTATGTCAGATTTCCCATGCAAGTCTGTTCCCTCCACAAAGGAAACTCCCAGCAAGGACACACAATTGAAGGACGGTTCTGACCTTCTCAATGTGCTAAAAAGAGCAGTTGTGGTCTTGACCCGTCTCCCTGAATATAAGATCAGCGCTCTGCGACCACCAACGCCTCAGCAGTTCTACAGTGAAGATGACTCCCTCAGCAGCTCTGATTCTGACATGCAGTGGGAACCAGAAGATGATTCTAGTGATTCTGAATTCTTGCTTTcacacaataaaaagaaaactggaaaaCACACTACTGCACCACACACGTGCaggataaacaacaacaacctcaaTGGTAATGCCAGGACCTGAACATGAACACCACTATCACTCACAGAGGAAAATATCAAATTACTCACCACTCAAATATTGACCATTTTTAAACCTGATTTCAAGTTCATATTTATTTCCCTGAAAACTCCCATGATCAGTCATTCCTATTTTACAATCCCTCCAgctcatacattttaatttacacattttgtgTTATTCCACAGTGCCAGAACGAGCCCCTGTAATAATATCATCGGCTTTTGCCCATTGCTCAAATGAGACCACGAAAATCCGTCCCAACTTGCCAGAAGAAGAGGTCAAAGTGGACATGGTGGTCCTGGCCAGGAAGAGATCCATGAGATGGCAACGTGGAAAAATATTGGACATAGTAACAAGGGGTAAGAATATGTGTCTTTTTGGCAGGAAATTGTTCCTTGTATTCAGTATGTATATCTGACACCTGAGTTTTAACTCGAGTATTGTTAAATAACTTACTGTTGGTTGTACTTAGTACAGAGGAACTTAGCTTTGTGAAGACTCTGATGTGTAATTATTAGTGCAGAAATCAGTAGTTAATTAACTGtttatttgattgacagaaTTGTGATTGATTGAATTTTGTCAAATTACAA is a genomic window containing:
- the setdb1a gene encoding histone-lysine N-methyltransferase SETDB1-A isoform X1, with the protein product MEVDEMEARIPELQESDKRVENKKKRDEERDDDENMSDFPCKSVPSTKETPSKDTQLKDGSDLLNVLKRAVVVLTRLPEYKISALRPPTPQQFYSEDDSLSSSDSDMQWEPEDDSSDSEFLLSHNKKKTGKHTTAPHTCRINNNNLNVPERAPVIISSAFAHCSNETTKIRPNLPEEEVKVDMVVLARKRSMRWQRGKILDIVTREDGRLKYKVSFEEKGKSLVSGHHLAFDTTPKLEQLYVGARVVVKCQDNKFRFRPGVLAELPSRKNRLRFLVYLDDHMPVYVGLPLFHLVCRPLEDVVDDIPDGPHKSFMRQYLKDWPYPHLTQYRAGQSLNVELHGAQQRCEVQLIDCSLMQVVFQDNQHKEWIHRGSMRLEHMARFLEMKGAEEHKNDSD